Sequence from the Candidatus Eisenbacteria bacterium genome:
AGTGAAGAGGATGGTCAGACCCGCGGCCCAGCGCACCTGGCGCGGGACCCGCGGCCAGACCGCCAGCGCCGCCAGCGCCAGCGCCGCCACCGCACCGGCCGCCACTTCCCACGGCTGCAGCGAGGGGGGGTACGGGTACTCGGCCGACGCCCCGAACGGCCACAGCAGCAGGCGTCCGTACAGCAGCAGGGTCGGCCCGATTCCCGCTACCGCGCGCGTGGCGGCCTCGGGAAGCGCACCGCGGCCACCCATCACCGCGGCGCGGGCGAACAGGAAGAGCGCCACGGGCAGGAGCAGCCAGGCGTAGTGCCCGAGCCGAATTGGGTGCGGCGTGGCCGGGGTGCGACCCGGCACGGCCGGGGCGCGGGCCGGCACGCCCGGGACGCGGGCGGACGCGGCCGCGCCCTTCCCCGCTCCCTCTCTCGTCAGCCAGGCGTCCCATGCCACCGCCAGCGGCGCCAGCAGCGCCATCTCCTTCGCGCCGAGCGAGAGCAGCAGCGCCAGCAGGGCCGCGGCGGCGCGTCCCGCGCGCCAGGGTTCGCCGCGGGCGGGCCACAGCAGCAGGAACAGCAGGAGGAAGTCGAGCGCCAGCAGGTCGGTGCGGTCGGAGACGAAGGGCACGCTCTCGGCGTGCAGCGGGTGCGCCGCGAACAACAGCCCCGCCAGCGCGGCGCCCGCCATGCCCGCCCCGCGGCGGCGCGCCAGCACGGCCACCAGCGCCGCCCCGGCCGCTCCCGCCAGCACGTTGGTGAGGTGAAAGCCCAGCGCGCGCCCGGCCCAGAACCCGTGGTCCAGCCAGAAGCTGACCGAGGCCACCGGCCGGTAGAAGTCAGCCTGCGCCTGAGCACGGCCATACGCGCCCCAGAAACTGGACGTCAGCGCGCGCCACAGCCCCGACACACCGCTCCACGCGGCATCCGGCGGCACCAATTGGACGTCGTCCCACACCAGGGGATAGCCCAGCGTGCGCGCGTACAACAGCACCACCGCGAGGAAGGCCGCCCCCGGCGCCAGCAGCGCGCGCGAGCCGCTGGCCGGCGCCGGGGGGTCGCTCAGTCGAACCATTGCCGGGACTTCAGGCTGACGAACGCCTGGGCACACACGATCACGTGGTCCAGCACCTCGATGCCCATGATCCGCCCGGCCTGCACCAGCCGGCCGGTGAGCTGGACATCCTCCTCGGAGGGCGTGGGATCCCCCGAGGGATGGTTGTGCACCAGGATCACCGCCGCCGCCGATTCGCCCACCGCCGGCTGGAACACCTCGCGGGGATGGACCAGGCTGGCGTTGAGCGTGCCGATGGAGATGGTCTCCTGCTTGACCACCTGGTGGCGGGCGTTGAGGAACAGCGCCACGAAGTGCTCCTTGCGGGCCCGGCGGATGTGCCGCACCAGCCGCACCACGTCCTCCGGCCCGGACACGGTGGGCGGGGCATCCAGGTCGTCGCGGCCGAACATGCGCCGGCCCAGCTCCACGCCCGCCAGCAGCCGCGCCGCCTTGGCGCTCTTCACTCCCGGCACGCGCATCAGGTCGCGCACGCCGGTCACCCCCAGGGCCGGCAGCCCCGGGCGCAGCAGCTCGGCCGCGGTCTCGGCGGAGCCCCGGCCGCGCACCCCGGTGCCCAGGAGCAGGATCAGGAGTTCCAGGTCCGAGAGCGCCGAGGCCCCGCGCTCGAGAAGTTTCTCGCGCGGCCGCTCGGGCTTCGGCAGGTCCCGCACTCGGGTGGGCCAGTTGCTCGGCATGGCCGAGTCCTCCGGGGGATCGTTGACACCATGGGGCGCCGCAGGCTATTATGACCTTTGAACTTATGAAGAATTTCCCGCGTCTTTCCGTCCTGCTCGTGGCCGCCTTCGCGCTGCTGCCCGGAACCGCCCTGGCCCAGGGCGGGCCACGCACGTCCGTGGCCGCGGCGGAGGTGAACTGGAGCCATCCCGAGCAGCTCCGGGTGGGCCAGTGGACGCGCTACATGTTCCGCGAGATGACCGGCGGAAGGTCGCAGGAGGCCGAGCAGACCATCCTGATGGCCGGGCGCGACACCTTGAGCGCCGACACCTGCGTCTGGATCGAGACCTGGTTCGAGGAGAAGGGCGGCATTCCCTCCTACACCAAGAGCCTGGTCTCGCTGGCCATCTCGCGCGCCCGGGGGACCTCGGTGCTGCGCAGCCTGCCGGAGTACCTGCGCCGGCTCCTGACCCGGAGCGAGATGGACACCAGCATCGGCGAGATCGCCATACCCAAGATGGTGCCGCTCAGCTCCGGCGCCCAGACCGTCCCCGGGGCCAACACTGATCTGCAGGAGAAGACCGACACCCTGGCGACCACCGACGTGGTCACCGTCGCCGGCAAGTTCCGCTGCACCCCGATCCGCCTCACCCGAGATTTCCGGGCCGTCACCCCGCTCAAGGGCGGCGGCGGGCGGCGGCTCCACGAACAGCACGAGGAGATGGTCCGCTACGTGTGCGAGGCCGTTCCGCTCACGCACCTGGTGCGCATGACCCACCAGATCCGGACCCGGGAAGGCGTGATCCCGGCCGGACAGCCCGACTCCTTCGACCCGCCGGGGCTGCCCACGGTCACGCTGCGCGAGGTGATCCTGCTCAAGCACGGCCTCGACGGAAAGTCCAAGTTCCCCACGGATGCCAAGACCGTGCCTTTCGGCCGGCCGGTCGGAATACCCTAGGACCCTAGGCCTCCTCGCCCACGCCGAACAGCCCCCGCGCGTACGCTTCAGGGTCGAAATCCAGCAGGTCCTCCACCCCCTCGCCCACCCCCACGAGCTTCACCGGCAGCTTCAGCTCCGAGGCGATCGCCACCAGGATGCCGCCGCGCGCGGTGCCGTCCAGCTTGGTCACGATGAGCCCGGTCACCCCCGCATCCTGGTAGAACTGGCGCGCCTGCTGCAGGCCGTTCTGGCCGGTGACCGCGTCCAGGACCAGCCACGTCTCGTGCGGCGCGCCCGGCAGCTCGCGGCCCACCACGCGGCGGATCTTGGCCACCTCCATCATCAAGTTCGCCTTGGTGTGCAGGCGGCCGGCGGTGTCGAAGAGGGCGAGGTCGTAGTCGCGCGCCACCGCGGCCTTGAGGCCGTCGAAGGCCACCGCAGCCGGGTCGGCACCCTCGCGCTGGCGCAGGATGTCGCAGCCGGCCCGGGTGGCCCAGATCTCGAGCTGCTCCGCGGCCGCGGCGCGGAAAGTGTCGCAGGCCACCAGCAACACCCGCTGGCCCGCGGTGACGCAGCGCCGCGCGACCTTGCCGATGGTGGTGGTCTTGCCCACCCCGTTCACGCCCACCACCAGCACCACGGCGGGCCGCGCGTCCGCGGGCACCAGCGGGCCGCCCGAGCCGGCTTCTCGGAGGATGGCGGCGACGTCCTGGGCCAGCCACTCGCGGACCTGCGCGCCGGTGGCCTCGTCCTGGGACTTCGCGCGCGACTTCACTCCCGCGATCAGCCGCTCGGCGGTGGTCAGCCCCACGTCCGACGCGATCAGGCGCTCCTCGAGCTCGTCGAGCAGCGCCTGGTCCAGCCGCACGCGACCGGGGATGAGGTTGGTGAGCCCCTCCCCCAGCGCATCGCGGGTTTTCTTGAGCCCGGCCCGGATCCGGTCGAAGAGACCCATCAGGTCAGCGCCGGCTCCTCGGGCGCGGCCGGGTCGGCCTGCCGGACGGCCGGCGGCTCGGCGGTCCCGGCGTCGCGGCCGTTGCCGCCCCCGTTGCCGTTGCCGGGATCCGCGGCCTTCTCGAAGCTCACCGAGACGATCCGCGAGCAGCCGGGCTCCTGCATGGTGACGCCGTAGAGCACGTCGCACGCTTCCATGGTGCGCTTGTTGTGCGTGATGACCACGAACTGCGTGTTGCGACTGAAGTGGGTCAGCAGGTTGATGAACCGGTCGATGTTGGCGTCGTCCAGCGGCGCATCCACCTCGTCCAGGATGCAGAAGGGGCTGGGCTTCACCAGGTAGATCCCGAACA
This genomic interval carries:
- the ftsY gene encoding signal recognition particle-docking protein FtsY, which gives rise to MGLFDRIRAGLKKTRDALGEGLTNLIPGRVRLDQALLDELEERLIASDVGLTTAERLIAGVKSRAKSQDEATGAQVREWLAQDVAAILREAGSGGPLVPADARPAVVLVVGVNGVGKTTTIGKVARRCVTAGQRVLLVACDTFRAAAAEQLEIWATRAGCDILRQREGADPAAVAFDGLKAAVARDYDLALFDTAGRLHTKANLMMEVAKIRRVVGRELPGAPHETWLVLDAVTGQNGLQQARQFYQDAGVTGLIVTKLDGTARGGILVAIASELKLPVKLVGVGEGVEDLLDFDPEAYARGLFGVGEEA
- the radC gene encoding DNA repair protein RadC, whose amino-acid sequence is MPSNWPTRVRDLPKPERPREKLLERGASALSDLELLILLLGTGVRGRGSAETAAELLRPGLPALGVTGVRDLMRVPGVKSAKAARLLAGVELGRRMFGRDDLDAPPTVSGPEDVVRLVRHIRRARKEHFVALFLNARHQVVKQETISIGTLNASLVHPREVFQPAVGESAAAVILVHNHPSGDPTPSEEDVQLTGRLVQAGRIMGIEVLDHVIVCAQAFVSLKSRQWFD